The following proteins come from a genomic window of Macaca thibetana thibetana isolate TM-01 chromosome 15, ASM2454274v1, whole genome shotgun sequence:
- the LOC126937797 gene encoding LOW QUALITY PROTEIN: spermatogenesis-associated protein 31E1-like (The sequence of the model RefSeq protein was modified relative to this genomic sequence to represent the inferred CDS: deleted 1 base in 1 codon), which yields MPDLSPTSLSPAAPPAPLASTQSPGPMTFSEPFGPHSTLSASGPPEPLLPLKHPASRPHVVFPLSTQPHGPLTSLPPPDSSLAGLQCGSTTRPVPKSSPLHSQGPPSPTRVISGLGRSSDPIWDLYCWREAATTWGLSTCSHGKSQPQHLPDQPLEASFWGDPTPRHVEVGVCTFIHPDVQKLLETLIAKRALMKMWQGKERERANHPQMTSLGKEWDITTLDPFWNVSTEPQQLPRPQQVSDATAVGDHLQQKCSQLFWNLPSFNSESLVATAWVSSKPSSQNAHSVSLDEASTSLPGEPEVEVSSELSQALPSSQNAHSVSLDKASTSLPGGPEVEVSSELSQAPPSSQNAHSVSLDKASTSLPGGPEVEVSSELSQAPPSSQNAHSVSLDKASTSLPGGPEVEASSQLSQAPPQPHHMAQPQPFTPAWPQSQPPPLAGIQTQAHLSPPVPSLPCSSPPQIRDCGASYPTTQEKTESVIPTGKENLEWTLKKRPKWKRVLPSLLQKSPTVLSQPTAHLPQERPASWSPKSAPILPGVATSPELPEHRWQGRSAIHQEQSCGPPSGFRASGDLPPPEGEFPGRPQSRAADTQEALLPSQASGFAGKGRKDVQKAGFRSSGRFSGKGCLRSKLGPDPSRDRGSGRTSVKFLEEDKEEAEGDMWRPWKYQSVNSAPKDPDKKHLENKLQIHLARKVGEIKEGWIPVPVRRSWLMVKCAVPQSDAHRKPGKLASWRGGKAHANTSRELSFLQPCTQQMLEVHLLRFRVRHRWGPDLQSLEPINVWSGEAQAPPFPQSTFPPWASWESRDESAANVPIFLGKRPQNGPGDNRTTSKSVLMVSGALASAAPEQEEAQRPLRGSQSADTHGRSEAFPSRHEDRGFSQPPTCSLVGRTWQSRTVLASGKPKPRLEGSMGSEMPGNEARFESESMSPGDVCSSRALQELSIGSQWARAEDALEALKVGEESPPAWDVTVGASVRTSSGSIQVDLRSTGALGTTDNPSGSTICVAQDPEQLRLKAQVVNEIALLVQVDSEEQPPGRASGVLLQDGAIDLCLPGRHVDMLPATDRLPAQTPLSTPQSVSSKNTTVSQGPWALLWKGGDSSGQREPGSPKAKAPQKSQKTLGSADKGEARRRPRPGEQGHGSKGPRTSEASGRSHSAHTREIGDKQERKYNQPQPEKRETPPESHFRRKIGHHPRGLHPRKTGAGWEDVLEKGKPGADAVQSWGSGPARLFMDCMVDEAWTISRVVGQILVDKLGLPWGRGPSDVSRHKGDLHAQENVPSCGHRGHCHQEHSREMRAPACSPKATPRGHHCPVKNRNIRDRDSRWAPPPREPVSPAGSHHHRPRVASASGGPICGRWN from the exons ATGCCAGATCTGTCTCCCACCAGCTTGTCCCCAGCAGCTCCCCCAGCTCCTCTGGCCTCCACCCAGTCACCAGGTCCGATGACCTTCTCAGAGCCTTTTGGACCACACTCAACCCTGAGTGCCTCCGGGCCTCCAGAGCCCTTGCTTCCCCTAAAACACCCTGCATCCCGGCCACATGTGGTTTTTCCTCTTTCAACACAGCCGCATGGTCCCCTGACCTCTCTACCTCCACCCGACTCCAGCCTGGCTGGACTTCAGTGTGGCTCCACAACACGCCCCGTCCCCAAGAGCTCCCCTCTACACAGCCAGGGGCCGCCTTCTCCAACCAGGGTGATCTCTGGCCTTGGGCGCTCCAGCGATCCCATCTGGGACCTCTATTGCTGGAGGGAGGCTGCCACCACCTGGGGCCTCTCCACCTGTTCACATGGCAAATCCCAGCCACAGCATCTTCCCGACCAGCCCCTAGAGGCTTCCTTCTGGGGAGACCCCACACCCAGGCACGTGGAGGTAGGTGTGTGCACATTCATCCACCCTGACGTGCAGAAGCTGCTGGAGACTCTCATCGCCAAGAGAGCGCTGATGAAGATGTGgcaggggaaagaaagggaaCGGGCCAACCACCCGCAGATGACATCGCTGGGGAAGGAGTGGGACATCACGACTTTAGATCCCTTCTGGAACGTGTCAACTGAACCACAACAGCTGCCCCGTCCTCAGCAAGTCTCTGACGCCACAGCCGTGGGGGACCACTTGCAGCAGAAATGCAGCCAGCTTTTCTGGAACCTCCCATCTTTCAACAGCGAGTCCCTGGTAGCCACAGCCTGGGTTTCTAGCAAGCCTTCCTCACAGAATGCGCACTCCGTATCATTGGATGAAGCCTCCACTTCTCTTCCAGGTGAACCTGAGGTCGAGGTATCCTCAGAGCTTTCCCAGGCACTGCCTTCCTCACAGAATGCACACTCTGTATCATTGGATAAAGCCTCCACTTCTCTTCCAG GTGGACCTGAGGTTGAGGTATCCTCAGAGCTTTCCCAGGCACCGCCTTCCTCACAGAATGCACACTCTGTATCATTGGATAAAGCCTCCACTTCTCTTCCAG GTGGACCTGAGGTTGAGGTATCCTCAGAGCTTTCCCAGGCACCGCCTTCCTCACAGAATGCACACTCTGTATCATTGGATAAAGCCTCCACTTCTCTTCCAGGTGGACCTGAGGTTGAGGCATCCTCACAGCTTTCCCAGGCACCGCCCCAGCCCCACCACATGGCCCAGCCCCAAcctttcactccagcctggccccagTCCCAGCCCCCGCCTTTGGCTGGGATCCAGACCCAGGCCCACCTCTCACCCCCTGTCCCAAGCCTACCGTGCTCTTCTCCACCCCAGATTAGGGACTGTGGGGCATCTTACCCGACAACCCAGGAGAAGACAGAGTCTGTCATCCCCACTGGAAAGGAGAATCTTGAATGGACCTTGAAGAAGCGACCAAAGTGGAAGAGGGTTTTGCCCTCTCTCCTCCAAAAGTCTCCGACTGTCCTGAGCCAGCCCACTGCCCACCTTCCCCAGGAGAGGCCAGCCTCCTGGAGCCCCAAGTCAGCCCCCATCCTTCCCGGGGTTGCCACCAGCCCTGAGCTCCCAGAGCACCGGTGGCAAGGAAGGAGTGCCATCCACCAGGAGCAGTCCTGTGGCCCTCCCAGCGGATTCCGGGCATCTGGGGACCTGCCGCCGCCTGAGGGGGAATTCCCAGGGAGGCCCCAGAGTCGGGCAGCAGACACGCAGGAGGCCCTCTTGCCCTCCCAGGCTTCTGGATTTGCAGGGAAGGGCAGGAAGGATGTGCAGAAGGCCGGGTTCAGGAGCTCCGGAAGGTTCTCTGGGAAAGGGTGCTTACGGTCCAAACTAGGGCCAGACCCAAGCCGGGATCGAGGCTCAGGAAGGACCTCAGTGAAGTTTCTggaggaagacaaggaggaggcGGAAGGTGACATGTGGAGGCCCTGGAAGTACCAATCAGTAAATTCTGCACCCAAGGACCCAGACAAGAAGCATCTGGAAAACAAGCTGCAAATCCATCTGGCCAGGAAGGTGGGGGAGATCAAAGAGGGCTGGATCCCCGTGCCTGTGCGTCGCTCCTGGCTCATGGTCAAATGTGCTGTTCCCCAGTCTGACGCCCACAGGAAACCTGGGAAGCTGGCATCCTGGAGGGGTGGGAAAGCCCACGCGAACACCTCCCGCGAGCTTTCCTTCCTCCAGCCCTGCACCCAGCAGATGCTGGAAGTGCATCTTCTAAGGTTCCGTGTGAGACACAGGTGGGGTCCAGACCTCCAGTCCCTGGAGCCCATAAATGTCTGGTCAGGTGAGGCTCAGGCCCCACCCTTCCCACAATCCACCTTTCCCCCCTGGGCCTCCTGGGAATCTCGGGACGAGTCTGCAGCCAACGTTCCCATTTTCCTGGGAAAACGTCCTCAGAACGGTCCAGGAGACAACAGAACAACAAGCAAGTCAGTCCTGATGGTGAGTGGCGCTCTCGCTTCCGCAGCACCTGAGCAGGAGGAAGCCCAGAGGCCCCTGAGAGGGTCCCAGTCAGCTGACACCCATGGGCGATCAGAGGCCTTTCCAAGTCGACATGAGGACAGGGGGTTTTCTCAGCCCCCCACATGCAGCCTTGTGGGCAGAACCTGGCAGAGCAGGACTGTCCTGGCATCCGGGAAACCCAAACCCAGACTAGAGGGGAGTATGGGTTCAGAAATGCCTGGGAACGAGGCAAGGTTTGAGAGTGAGAGCATGTCCCCAGGAGACGTGTGTAGTAGCAGAGCCCTGCAAGAGCTCAGCATAGGGTCCCAGTGGGCAAGGGCAGAAGATGCCCTGGAGGCACTGAAGGTGGGGGAGGAG AGCCCCCCCGCTTGGGACGTCACCGTGGGAGCCAGTGTGAGGACAAGTTCAGGAAGCATTCAGGTGGATCTGAGGAGCACGGGGGCTCTGGGGACCACTGATAACCCCTCAGGGTCTACAATCTGTGTTGCTCAGGATCCAGAGCAGCTGCGCCTGAAAGCGCAGGTGGTCAATGAGATTGCGCTCCTAGTTCAGGTGGATTCAGAGGAGCAGCCACCAGGCCGTGCCTCGGGCGTCCTCCTCCAGGATGGAGCCATAGATCTGTGCCTTCCAGGCCGCCACGTGGACATGCTTCCCGCCACAGACAGGCTGCCCGCTCAGACCCCTCTGTCCACCCCCCAGAGTGTGTCCAGTAAGAACACGACAGTTTCCCAGGGGCCATGGGCCCTCCTATGGAAGGGAGGGGACAGCTCAGGGCAGCGGGAGCCTGGGAGCCCGAAAGCGAAGGCCCCACAGAAGAGTCAGAAGACGCTGGGCTCTGCGGACAAGGGCGAGGCCCGCAGGAGACCCAGACCAGGGGAGCAGGGACACGGCTCCAAGGGACCAAGGACCTCTGAAGCCAGTGGGAGGAGCCACTCTGCTCACACCAGGGAAATAGGAGacaaacaagaaaggaaatacaaCCAGCCTCAGCCGGAGAAACGAGAGACGCCACCTGAAAGCCACTTCCGAAGAAAGATTGGTCACCATCCACGGGGTCTACACCCCAGGAAAACAGGCGCAGGGTGGGAAGACGTCCTGGAGAAAGGCAAGCCTGGGGCAGATGCTGTCCAGAGCTGGGGGTCTGGCCCAGCAAGGCTGTTTATGGACTGCATGGTTGATGAAGCCTGGACCATCAGCAGAGTTGTGGGGCAAATCCTGGTGGACAAACTGGGGCTTCCGTGGGGACGTGGTCCCTCAGACGTCAGTCGCCACAAAGGTGACCTCCACGCCCAGGAGAATGTGCCTTCCTGCGGCCACAGGGGTCACTGCCACCAGGAACATAGCAGAGAGATGAGAGCTCCGGCCTGCAGCCCCAAAGCCACCCCCAGGGGCCACCACTGTCCTGTCAAAAACAGGAACATCAGGGACAGAGACAGCAGATGGGCCCCACCTCCCCGGGAGCCTGTGTCCCCAGCTGGCTCCCACCACCACAGGCCACGAGTGGCAAGCGCCTCGGGTGGCCCCATCTGCGGCCGCTGGAACTGA